Proteins found in one Drosophila innubila isolate TH190305 chromosome X, UK_Dinn_1.0, whole genome shotgun sequence genomic segment:
- the LOC117793571 gene encoding uncharacterized protein LOC117793571, with translation MSTQRQQLDYIERYLVYDIFKYFGENAALVSHRIQCSTGLDGFMSALYTVELDLNIAGNEKKELVLVKFMKGEKEFRESSKSYTQFSNEIFLYAEILPAYEQLLRKSKLNTTLVDEFVPRTFRAQFGIIDGLSDDRESVLALQHLKPLGYELGPRLILRHDQLEAMCGVLGPYHALGYATRILEPQVHQRLRDGLVTLPFVFDAGVSNVFEVLYRVAFDRFFEFYDRCRDELLQGDQDTPLANKLEQMRQRFFDQPIQLMEHIRSDSCDPKQSDSYFSTFVHGDFNRNNVMFHEDADGKVDNIKMIDFQELRYSSTALDISFFLYMNTPCEERETIFPRLLRLYHRKMHETLELILQRNKDSLSDEQLQQFLDDYSFERFEGHFKRYGFYGVMICMHFMPWLMGNEQDCDRLSKLFETDMHGEAFHKLSVEIAGDEANYRIFGMVRHAFEQGYMDWI, from the exons ATGTCAACGCAACGGCAGCAATTGGATTATATTGAGCGATATCTAGTCTATGACattttcaagtattttggCGAGAATGCGGCATTAGTTTCGCATCGCATTCAATGCTCCACGGGATTAGATGGCTTCATGTCGGCGCTTTACACTGTCGAACTGGATCTCAATATTGCCGGCAA CGAGAAAAAGGAACTGGTGCTGGTGAAATTCATGAAGGGCGAAAAGGAATTTCGCGAGTCTAGCAAATCTTACACTCAGTTTTCCAACGAAATTTTCCTCTATGCGGAAATTCTGCCTGCCTATGAGCAACTTTTGCGAAAGAGCAAACTTAATACGACGCTTGTCGACGAATTCGTGCCTCGCACTTTTCGTGCTCAATTCGGAATTATCGATG GATTAAGTGACGATCGGGAGTCAGTGCTGGCATTGCAGCATCTGAAGCCGTTGGGTTATGAGCTCGGACCACGATTGATCTTGCGCCATGATCAACTGGAGGCGATGTGTGGTGTGCTGGGACCTTATCACGCACTTGGCTATGCCACACGCATCCTGGAGCCGCAAGTACATCAACGCCTGCGCGACGGACTCGTCACCTTGCCCTTTGTCTTTGATGCTGGAGTTTCCAATGTGTTTGAGGTGCTTTATCGTGTGGCCTTTGATCGTTTCTTTGAGTTCTATGATCGCTGCCGGGATGAGTTGCTGCAAGGAGATCAGGACACTCCGCTGGCAAATAAGTTGGAGCAGATGCGTCAGAGATTCTTTGATCAACCCATTCAATTGATGGAGCACATAAGAAGCGACTCCTGTGATCCCAAACAGTCGGATAGTTACTTTAGCACATTTGTACATGGTGATTTCAATCGGAATAATGTAATGTTTCATGAGGATGCCGATGGCAAGGTGGACAACATCAAGATGATTGATTTCCAGGAGTTGCGCTACAGCTCCACCGCCTTGGACATCAGTTTCTTTCTCTACATGAACACGCCCTGCGAGGAGCGTGAAACAATCTTCCCCAGATTGTTGCGCCTCTATCACAGGAAGATGCATGAGACCCTCGAGTTGATTCTGCAGCGCAACAAGGATTCCCTCAGTGatgagcaactgcagcagttCCTTGATGACTACAG TTTTGAACGCTTCGAGGGTCACTTTAAGCGATATGGCTTCTACGGCGTCATGATTTGCATGCACTTCATGCCTTGGTTAATGGGCAACGAACAGGATTGTGATCGTCTGTCCAAGCTCTTTGAGACGGACATGCACGGCGAGGCGTTCCACAAGCTCTCCGTGGAGATTGCCGGCGACGAGGCGAATTATCGCATATTCGGAATGGTGCGTCATGCCTTCGAACAGGGTTACATGGACTGGATCTAA
- the LOC117792443 gene encoding uncharacterized protein LOC117792443: protein MRHLVVVMLLMALTAVAAKLQLEENYGTAGSEDIYLQPDSIEEQFDEYGYADENEDEDDGQQDQDQESEQQELGDNLDAIGEDESSCEYSCPRYYRPVCVSRNGQLITFATPCEYHNQLRCANVAKRQHGQDAPIFQLMYNNACRV, encoded by the coding sequence ATGCGTCATTTGGTGGTAGTGATGTTATTGATGGCCCTGACAGCGGTTGCAGCCAAATTGCAGTTGGAAGAGAATTATGGGACAGCGGGCAGTGAGGATATATACTTACAGCCTGACAGCATTGAAGAACAATTCGATGAATACGGTTATGCAGATGAAAATGAAGATGAGGATGATGGGCAGCAGGATCAGGATCAGGAGTCTGAGCAGCAAGAGCTGGGCGACAACCTGGACGCAATTGGAGAAGATGAATCCAGCTGCGAGTACAGTTGTCCCCGCTATTATCGTCCCGTCTGTGTGAGTCGCAATGGACAATTAATCACATTTGCTACTCCCTGCGAATACCACAATCAGTTGCGTTGCGCCAATGTGGCCAAGAGGCAACATGGCCAAGACGCTcccatatttcaattaatgtaCAATAATGCATGCAGAGTTTGA